AAAGTTTCCTTGCGCGCGACAAGCCTGTGCTCGGCATCTGCAACGGCATGCAGATGCTCGGCTGCCTCAACGGTTGCCGGATGGTTTCCGATGTCCATTCGTCGTGGCCCGACGCGCTCAATCACGACCAGGCCAATTTCTCGCATGACGTCAGCGTTGTCCCCGGCACCAGAATGGCCGACATCCTCGGCATCGAAACATTCACCGTGAACACGTTTCACCGCGAGGCGATCGTGGAGGTATCGGGCGCGGTGACCGTTACGGCCCGAGCCCCGGATGGTGTCGTTGAAGCGATCGAGATCGGCTCGCAGACCTTTGCCATGGGCCTTCAATGGCACCCCGAAATGCTGGATGCCGACAGCCATCCGGGCGCTCGCGTCTTCGACGCCTTCGTCGAGGCGTCAAGCCGACACCTTCGATAACCTGTTCCAAGGCCCTGCTGCGTTCTGTCGGAAGCACATTCTGCCCTCTCCCGATTGACGTTGGCGGCTCCAGCAAATAGGGCCAAGCCGACAAGCGTGCCAAACGCCAGCAAGACAGCAACAGGAGTGTATAGTGAGCGAACCGACCGTAGCAGAGGCAACAGATCGCATTTACGCATCGCTGCAGGCAGACAATGCCGACATCGATCTTCATATCGCGACCCTCAAGGCAGCATTGATGCGGGCAGGTTTGAAAGAGGCCGTATTCGACCCGACCAGGCTCGTGCAAAACAACCGTTCCGGACGGAAGCTGATGCAGGCGTACTTTCGGCAGCGCGGCGTAACGGTGAAATTCTCGGCCTAGCAAGGTCGTTCAATGATGCCAGAAAGGCCGCAGTCGGGTGGCCGAATGGGTGCCTGCCTGGTCGGACTGCGGTGGCTCACCAGGCTGAGCGATCCCGGTTTCCGCTCGTCGGCTGGCTGCCAAGGTGAACCTCTCGGCGCGCGACCCTTTCAACCGGTCAGGTCGCGCGCAAATGGGCTCTGGCCGCCTTTCGAAGCGGCAGTCCGGTAAGCTCACCAAGTTCGTGCTTCAACTCCGCGCTTTGGCGATGGCGTCCTTCAGTCCTTTTTCATCCAGAACGCCGGGAATGATCGCCGAACCGATGACGAAGGATGGCGTGCCGGCGAAATTGAAGGCGAGTGCCTGACTGTAGTTGCGGTCGAGCAGCCCGGAAATCTTGGCATTGTGCGTGTTCACGGCTGCGGTCAGCTCCTTCATCGAAAGACCCGCCCCGGTCAGCGCCTTCTCGATGTCGTCCTGCGACAGCCTCGCCTTGGTTTTCATCAGCGCCTCCATCGCCGGCTGGTATTTGCCGATCTGGGCGGCTCCAAGCACTGCCTGTGCGGCGAAGACGGAGGCTTCGCCCAAGATCGGCCAGTCCTTCAGCACGAGCCGCACGTTGCCGTCGGCCTTGACCACCTTCTCGACCGTCGGATGCACTTTCTTGCAGTAAGGGCACTGATAGTCGAAGAACTCGACGATGGTGACATCGCCCTTCGGATTGCCAAGGACGGGCGCGTCCTTGTCGAAAAACACCTCCTCCTTGGTCAATTGCTGGGCGAAGGATGATCGGCCTCCGACAAGCACGGCGGCGGCGGTCGCGACCGTGGCCGTCAGAACGGTTCTGCGGGTGAACATCAGATTTCTCCTTGTGCGAATGGATTGGGGCCGAGAGCGACGGCGCGTGCGGCGATTTCGAGGATCATGCCGCGCAGGCAAACGAGGAAAGTCGGAAAGGCCGGGGCTGTCATTCTGCCTGCTTCCTGTCCTCAGATGCAAAGGCGGCGAGCCGTTCGGCGATTGCCTCGCGGGAGATTTCGCCGAGATGGGTGGCGGCGAGCGTACCGTCCGGGTTGATGAAAAGTGTGGCAGGAAGGCCGATCGCGCCGTAGTGCCGGGATAGGCCCGAGAAAGGGTCGAGAAGGATGGTTTCCAGGTCGACGCCTGTTTGGCGCAGATAGGATTCTATCGCCGCGCGGCTTTCGCCCTGGTTGGCGAAGAAAAAGTCGACCTCAGGATTCCTTTCGGTCATCTCCGCCATCATCGGCATTTCCCGCCGGCAGGGCGGACACCAGCTTGCCCAGAGATTGAGAACCGCCGGGCGGCCCTTGCGCTCGGCGATGGCGAGGCTCTCGTTACGTGCGAGAACGGCATAGGACGTTTCCGGGGCACGGGGTGCAGCGCCGCTATCGGTGAGGGTTGTGGCGACGACCCAGACGAAGAGGCCGGCCGCAAGCGGCAGGATCGCCCAAGGAGCGGCTTTCGGTGCGTTTCGCCAGAGCATCACTGCGGCGAGGAAAACACCGAGGAATCCGCCCGTCGGGGAAAAGCCGCCCTGCCAGATGGCGAGAACTCGCAACGGCTCCTGCAGGAAGCTCTCGGCATGGATGAGCACATGCCCGGCGCGCGCGCCGACAACGCCGAAAAGTGTGGCAGCCGTCGTAAAGGTGCCAAGCCGGTTGTGGATGCGGGCGGCAAGGAGCGAGCCGACAAGCATGAAGACGATCAACCCGGCGATGACCGAAAAGCGATCGGCGGAAAAAGCGAAGGGACCTATTGCGACGGCGTTCATTGCGCGCTGCCCTTGGCCATCCGTGCCGCCTCCGCAAGCGAGCCGGCCGTGATTTCTCCGACGAGGCGCGTACCGGGGGCCTCCTCTTTGCTGCGGTTGAAGAAGATCATAGTCGGCGGGCCAACGACGGCAAGTGATCGCATCAGTGCGCCATTCTCCGCATCGAGGGTGCTGACGTCGAGGCTGACCAAGCGGATCCCGTCAAGGCTCGCCGCGACATCAGGCTTTGTCAGAACGGACCGCTCGATCGTGCGGCAGGTGACGCACCAGCCAGCGGTGACATAGACGAGGGTGGGTTGCCTCCCGGAGGCTGCGGTGTCGAGAAGGCGGGAGAGTGCGCCGGCCGAGCCGACCTTGGCAAAATCCGACTTCTGGATGGCGGCTGTTTGGTCAACACTCGCCGCCCTCTTGAGCGGGCCGAGCGGAGTGAGCGGATCGCTGGCTCCAAGGCCGAAGCCCACCAGCAGCAGACTACCCCAAATGAGCGAGACGACGGCGGTCAAGCGCGTCAGTACGCCGTAGCCGCCTGTGGACCGCAGCCCGTCGGGAGCGACCGCGTAGATGCCGAAGGCAAGGGAAAACACGGCCCAGGGCAGGAGGACGAAGCGCTCCGGCACAAGCGGCGTCGCAAGCCAAATCGCCGTTCCCAGGAATGCGAAGCCGAAGACGTGCCGGACACGTTCCATCCACGCGCCGGCGCGTGGAAGCGCCTTGCCGCCGATTGTCGCCATGATGATGAGCGGGATGCCCTTGCCAAGGCCAAGGGCGAAAAGGGCGAGTGCGCCGACCGCAATGTCACCGGTCCGGGCGATGTAGAGGAGGGCGCCGGCAAGCGGCGCGGTTACGCAGGGGCCGATGAGGAAGGCGGAGGAAAGACCGAGCAGGGCGGCGGCGGCGACCGAGCCGCCCTTCTGCCGGCCGCCGCTCAGGCGGTTGCCGATCACTGCCGGCAGCTTGATGTGGAAGAGCCCGAAGCTGGAGAGCGCCAGCAGGACGAACAGTGCCGCGACCACGCCGACAGCGACGGGCGATTGCATCACGATCTGCAGGTTTTGCCCCGACCAAGCGGCCACGATGCCAAGGAGACCGAAGGCGGACGCAAGGGCCAGCACATAAGCGGAGGCGAGCATGAAACCGCGTCGTGCCGTCAGCCCCTCTCCCTCGCGCGTGAGCATGGCCGCGACGATCGGATACATCGGGAAAACGCAGGGCGTGAAGGCGAGCAGCAGTCCGAAGCCGAGGAAGCCTGCAAGAAGCAGCGCAAACCCGCCACCGGTCATGAGCCGGTCGACCGCCGTTTCTCCGCCGTCAGCTGCGATGGAAAAACCTGTGTCCGGCGCTTCCACGGGCCGTGCGTCCTTGGCAGGCGCAAAGGCAAAACCACCGACCGGTTTGCTGATGGTCATCGCGGCGGTATCGATCGTCCGCGTTGTCGGCGGATAACAAAGCCCGCCATCCTGGCAGCCCTGATAGGTGAGGCGAATGAGCGGAGGCGCATTCGCGATCCGGGCCGAAGCCTTTTGGTAATAGACCTCGGTTGTGCCGAAGCCCGGATCGTCCTTGACTGTCCCCGGTTCGGTTTGCAGGGTGATCGGCCGGTTACCCTCATCTTCTGCTGCCAGGAAGTCCCTGTAGAGATAGTAGCCGTCAGCAATCGTCCATGTGATCGCCAGCCGGCCGTCGTCTTGCCTGGCGATCCCAGGTACGAAGGCCTCGTCCATCGGCAGGGGCGCCTCGAGCGCCCGGGCTGGCAGGATGGCCGCAATCAAAACCCAAACCAGCGCCAGCAGACTTGCTTTCCGCATCGTTCTTGCGTCCTCGTCTTCAATCGAGGGCGGAGCGATCAGGCCGCTACCTTAAGGCAGCCTTAAAATGATTGTCCAAGGCGAAGGATAGAAACGGGCCGCGCAAGTTAATCCGCTAGGACCTTGGCGCTGGCTCTCGGTGTAATTCCGGAAGTAAAGGCCGAACGATGGTGGGGCAACCGGCGCTGCCGGTTCACCTGCTTATGGACACCGGCCCTTTGGCCGGCGTCCAGACTTCATTGCCTATGTTCCCTAGTGGGTTGCGCCCGACCCACCGGCTGCGACGATTGCGAAGGGTTGTCCCTCGACCGCGATCGTGCGGGTCTCCTTCAGTGTTTCCGTGTCGATCACGCGTACCAGGCTTTGGCGCGGATCAGTGATGGCGAGGTGATTGCCGGCGACGGCGAGGCGGGGCCTTGCGTCGCGCCAGTGGCCATCTTTGCTGTAGGGCTCCGTGACGATTTCCGATTTGGTGATCACGCCATCCACGACGTCAAGGAGGTGAAGCTTGCCGTCCTCCGTCAGGATATAGGCGTTGCGTGACTTTGCTGGATCGAGGATGAAGTCCACCCGCCGCAGCGGCAGTTCGACGAGGCGGTAGGGTTCCTTCGCGTCGGCGTCGATCAGTACGACCTTGTCTTCTCCGTAGTTCCCAAGGAAGAACTGCATAGAAGTGCCGCCGAGCAGTGTGGATACCTTGCCTTCCGGCAGCTTGTCGCCATAGGCGAGCATCTCGAGCTTGGGGCCATCGAGCCCACCTGGGCGTGCGACCAGGACGCCCTCGGCGCAACCGAAGGCGGCCAGGCGGGCGGACGTCGCTTCACCGTGGAGCCCCGTGCAGGTTGCGACATCGCCGACCTGCTTGCCCTCCTTGTCGAGAACACGCAGGCCCAGGCGGGGAGGAAGCTCACCTTCCTTTACCGTCGCTTCGAGGTTCGGGACCGAAACGAGAAGATGGTTGCCGGTCGAAACCGCGACGCCATGGTGTGCGGCGGTAGTATCGTAAGCCTTGAGCTCCGCCTTGCCGTCCAGAAGCGCGCTTTCGCCAAGCAGATCGAACTTGCCACCGCGATCGTAGAAGATGGCGAGATCGTCACCATGGGCAACCACGTGGCCGGGCTTTTGTCCGC
This is a stretch of genomic DNA from Ensifer adhaerens. It encodes these proteins:
- a CDS encoding gamma-glutamyl-gamma-aminobutyrate hydrolase family protein, which encodes MKRMPKIAVIMDENTSAGGGRYDVSRNYFSALRRAGAFAFGIPYVPDLVDQVVEDFDGFLSVGGRINFPKSWYVEGDQSHYPPSDRLAVDMALMESFLARDKPVLGICNGMQMLGCLNGCRMVSDVHSSWPDALNHDQANFSHDVSVVPGTRMADILGIETFTVNTFHREAIVEVSGAVTVTARAPDGVVEAIEIGSQTFAMGLQWHPEMLDADSHPGARVFDAFVEASSRHLR
- the dsbD gene encoding protein-disulfide reductase DsbD → MRKASLLALVWVLIAAILPARALEAPLPMDEAFVPGIARQDDGRLAITWTIADGYYLYRDFLAAEDEGNRPITLQTEPGTVKDDPGFGTTEVYYQKASARIANAPPLIRLTYQGCQDGGLCYPPTTRTIDTAAMTISKPVGGFAFAPAKDARPVEAPDTGFSIAADGGETAVDRLMTGGGFALLLAGFLGFGLLLAFTPCVFPMYPIVAAMLTREGEGLTARRGFMLASAYVLALASAFGLLGIVAAWSGQNLQIVMQSPVAVGVVAALFVLLALSSFGLFHIKLPAVIGNRLSGGRQKGGSVAAAALLGLSSAFLIGPCVTAPLAGALLYIARTGDIAVGALALFALGLGKGIPLIIMATIGGKALPRAGAWMERVRHVFGFAFLGTAIWLATPLVPERFVLLPWAVFSLAFGIYAVAPDGLRSTGGYGVLTRLTAVVSLIWGSLLLVGFGLGASDPLTPLGPLKRAASVDQTAAIQKSDFAKVGSAGALSRLLDTAASGRQPTLVYVTAGWCVTCRTIERSVLTKPDVAASLDGIRLVSLDVSTLDAENGALMRSLAVVGPPTMIFFNRSKEEAPGTRLVGEITAGSLAEAARMAKGSAQ
- a CDS encoding DsbA family protein, translated to MFTRRTVLTATVATAAAVLVGGRSSFAQQLTKEEVFFDKDAPVLGNPKGDVTIVEFFDYQCPYCKKVHPTVEKVVKADGNVRLVLKDWPILGEASVFAAQAVLGAAQIGKYQPAMEALMKTKARLSQDDIEKALTGAGLSMKELTAAVNTHNAKISGLLDRNYSQALAFNFAGTPSFVIGSAIIPGVLDEKGLKDAIAKARS
- a CDS encoding TlpA disulfide reductase family protein gives rise to the protein MNAVAIGPFAFSADRFSVIAGLIVFMLVGSLLAARIHNRLGTFTTAATLFGVVGARAGHVLIHAESFLQEPLRVLAIWQGGFSPTGGFLGVFLAAVMLWRNAPKAAPWAILPLAAGLFVWVVATTLTDSGAAPRAPETSYAVLARNESLAIAERKGRPAVLNLWASWCPPCRREMPMMAEMTERNPEVDFFFANQGESRAAIESYLRQTGVDLETILLDPFSGLSRHYGAIGLPATLFINPDGTLAATHLGEISREAIAERLAAFASEDRKQAE
- a CDS encoding metallochaperone AztD codes for the protein MSRSGLPALFATTILATLAFPLTSHAEEEQQRETWRLFIADHTQPVVRAIDLETDKEIGRFDLEGYAALSLSDTGRTVFAVQGEQNLIHAIDTGIALSDHGEHRDIEVKEPRLLEKTIRGQKPGHVVAHGDDLAIFYDRGGKFDLLGESALLDGKAELKAYDTTAAHHGVAVSTGNHLLVSVPNLEATVKEGELPPRLGLRVLDKEGKQVGDVATCTGLHGEATSARLAAFGCAEGVLVARPGGLDGPKLEMLAYGDKLPEGKVSTLLGGTSMQFFLGNYGEDKVVLIDADAKEPYRLVELPLRRVDFILDPAKSRNAYILTEDGKLHLLDVVDGVITKSEIVTEPYSKDGHWRDARPRLAVAGNHLAITDPRQSLVRVIDTETLKETRTIAVEGQPFAIVAAGGSGATH